From the Desulfobacterales bacterium genome, one window contains:
- a CDS encoding YbhB/YbcL family Raf kinase inhibitor-like protein, with translation MFTLKSTAFEDGGVLPEKYAERSMISPPLNWNDVPEGTKSLALAVTDPDVPEQFQFPRVFAHWMVYNISPNETGLPEGASPGGKMPSGAKELNSDFVTFGSPHHKNHYAGPWPPDRSHRYVFTLYALKTALDIPENADYVEFVKTVLPVTITSATLMATYGPAKEPLPAG, from the coding sequence ATGTTTACACTGAAATCGACCGCTTTTGAGGATGGGGGTGTACTCCCCGAGAAATATGCGGAAAGAAGTATGATTTCCCCCCCCCTTAATTGGAATGATGTGCCCGAAGGGACAAAAAGCTTGGCGCTTGCCGTAACGGATCCGGACGTGCCCGAACAATTCCAATTTCCACGCGTTTTTGCTCATTGGATGGTTTATAATATTTCTCCGAATGAAACGGGGTTACCAGAAGGGGCAAGCCCCGGCGGTAAGATGCCTTCGGGCGCCAAAGAACTGAACAGTGATTTTGTAACCTTCGGCAGCCCACACCATAAAAATCATTATGCCGGCCCTTGGCCCCCGGACCGTTCGCATCGATATGTGTTTACGTTATATGCGCTGAAGACGGCGTTGGATATACCTGAAAACGCCGATTATGTTGAGTTTGTTAAGACGGTGTTGCCGGTCACGATCACAAGCGCAACGCTGATGGCAACATACGGCCCCGCCAAAGAGCCGCTGCCGGCCGGCTGA
- a CDS encoding enoyl-CoA hydratase-related protein: protein MGYQTIELTIEDGLARLTLNQPELGNPYNDVFCKEIGEVAEVLTLDDSVRAILVSAKGKFFSVGGDIKMFTRDRAALPAGILEWTKNAHSGMARLWRLDAPIVTAVHATAMGGSMGLIGGSDIVYCAESAKLGAAYSMLGFSTDVGVSGGLALRMGIARARRFLLLSEVLSAKEAEQAGLVDFVVADDQVLAEAEKTARRLAQGPTRAYGQLKKLMMTAYRNSVESQLEDESLGLTRVAATDDAWEGLSAFVERRKPNFTGK, encoded by the coding sequence ATGGGGTATCAAACGATTGAATTGACAATAGAAGACGGCTTGGCACGGTTAACCCTAAACCAACCCGAGTTGGGGAACCCTTACAACGACGTTTTTTGCAAAGAGATTGGAGAGGTGGCTGAAGTATTGACCCTTGATGACAGTGTACGGGCCATATTGGTTTCAGCGAAGGGAAAGTTTTTCAGCGTGGGTGGCGACATTAAAATGTTTACCAGGGATCGGGCCGCTTTGCCGGCCGGTATATTGGAATGGACGAAAAACGCGCATTCCGGTATGGCTCGGCTCTGGCGGCTTGATGCGCCGATCGTTACGGCGGTCCACGCGACGGCAATGGGTGGGTCGATGGGATTGATCGGTGGATCGGACATCGTTTATTGCGCCGAATCGGCAAAATTGGGAGCGGCTTATTCCATGCTCGGTTTTTCCACGGATGTCGGGGTGTCCGGCGGGCTGGCGTTGCGAATGGGAATTGCGCGCGCAAGACGGTTTTTACTGCTAAGTGAGGTGTTGAGCGCGAAAGAGGCGGAACAAGCAGGATTGGTGGACTTCGTGGTGGCTGATGATCAGGTACTTGCCGAGGCGGAAAAGACGGCACGTCGGCTCGCCCAGGGGCCGACTCGCGCTTATGGGCAACTTAAAAAACTGATGATGACGGCGTATCGAAACTCGGTCGAAAGTCAGCTTGAAGACGAGTCGCTGGGGCTGACGCGGGTTGCGGCCACGGATGACGCCTGGGAAGGGCTCTCTGCCTTTGTTGAGCGGCGAAAACCCAACTTCACCGGAAAATAA
- a CDS encoding sigma 54-interacting transcriptional regulator produces MDDNNLDLFIEALHEQEMDALQLAVLLGDNFSLDIILDMIDISPSKLLDLIDKLFINFLIKNKPDGIKGSYVFTPSQLPARVIASMPNDKKKLYISNIINYFERQFPQTNEKAKVLVGLILRFKQELDNLQYLKKAADILVSDHQTEQALNLYREVIDSLLGKNREPMEDVLFIDTVIAYAPIATNIYRPDDIFPVLEKALNLSTNLQNKRAEAMVEFCLGRLFQRQGKSAKAAIHYDRGWSLSQNMNDEGLKKLAAKLYALALFWQGRITEATRVYEETLSNIEDISSDLRDVWSYLLLALCYGIAGRTGRGIGLAEALMSRAVSKGYKKTIAFSHTIIAMLLLDIRKFEEAEPHINKAIELGEKIKSDFALFLAKLCKGFIEYNKGNIPKCKELLEAGLDHLADKSTFHYSSPWLIEVLLGFHQANLEPPKGYSFTSELNRLLAWPDIYMRGAALRYSALSKDLNKGPFHKIESLLFESAELLQKAGASIELGKTYAEIAKLYIKKNDLTKATEFAEIAYRNLSEIDNTLFPPQLSFLITKKTIEHHKEEGIRALENAIDCLPDFEKYIGQVVTILTDMFGAERTAILLAKRDMPKSLSVVATRNFTAEEVERLGMDELQSLFLSLVQNGPVVIIDQQKTTKFTQLAQHHITSKSIALTPITSNRTVIGLIYIDNRLLKGIFTKRDKITLKAISGQISLALKTSDLYDKFGNLHFDISDENQKIALFEETESAFPTIIGKSKILKDLLLKVKKVGRSDTTVLIYGETGVGKELIAKAIHQYSDRSDKPLIYFNISALSDNLIAAELFGYEKGAYTGAVSSKPGRFELANGGTIFLDEIGELSMDSQVKLLRVLQEGKFERVGSNQPIYSDFRIIAATNKDLNQMIQKGLFRSDLYYRISSFPLEIPPLRERKEDIPYLITYFMKKYALKNKKSIKKIFTHDMEKLQAYAWPGNIRELEHLIERAVIISTGEYLIIPDFLPDYGGDNSLPNENREGFLPLEDIQRRHILRVLEHTKGKIRGEDGAAKILGLKPTTLEFRIKQLNIK; encoded by the coding sequence ATGGATGATAACAACCTTGACCTTTTTATAGAGGCCCTTCACGAGCAAGAGATGGATGCGCTGCAACTTGCCGTGCTTTTGGGCGATAATTTTTCGCTGGATATTATCCTGGACATGATTGACATCAGTCCGTCAAAGCTTTTGGACCTGATAGATAAATTATTCATCAACTTCTTGATTAAAAACAAACCCGACGGCATCAAAGGCTCCTACGTCTTCACGCCTTCCCAACTCCCCGCACGCGTCATCGCGTCGATGCCGAACGACAAAAAAAAGCTCTACATTTCCAACATCATCAATTACTTCGAGCGTCAATTCCCGCAAACCAACGAAAAAGCCAAGGTTTTAGTTGGCCTTATTCTGCGATTCAAACAAGAATTGGACAACTTACAATACTTAAAAAAAGCAGCCGATATCCTTGTTTCCGATCACCAAACCGAACAAGCCCTCAACCTCTACAGGGAAGTCATTGACAGCCTGCTGGGAAAAAACCGGGAACCCATGGAAGACGTTCTTTTTATTGACACTGTCATCGCCTATGCGCCCATTGCCACCAATATCTATCGGCCGGATGATATTTTCCCCGTTCTCGAAAAAGCCTTGAATCTTTCCACCAACCTTCAAAACAAACGGGCGGAGGCCATGGTGGAATTTTGTTTGGGGCGGCTTTTTCAGCGGCAGGGAAAAAGCGCCAAGGCCGCTATCCATTATGACAGGGGATGGTCTCTATCGCAAAACATGAACGATGAGGGACTTAAAAAACTCGCCGCAAAGCTTTATGCGCTCGCGCTATTTTGGCAGGGCCGCATCACCGAAGCAACCCGCGTTTACGAGGAAACACTGTCGAACATCGAGGATATCTCTTCGGATTTACGGGATGTTTGGTCCTACCTGCTCCTTGCCTTGTGCTACGGCATTGCCGGCAGAACCGGGCGAGGGATTGGTCTAGCCGAAGCCTTGATGAGCAGAGCCGTCTCCAAGGGATATAAAAAAACAATCGCCTTTTCACACACCATTATCGCCATGCTCCTTTTGGATATCCGCAAGTTTGAGGAAGCTGAACCCCATATTAATAAGGCCATTGAACTAGGCGAAAAAATCAAAAGCGATTTTGCGCTCTTCCTGGCAAAGCTTTGCAAAGGATTCATTGAATACAACAAAGGCAATATCCCAAAATGCAAAGAATTACTGGAAGCCGGGCTCGACCACCTTGCGGACAAATCAACCTTTCACTATTCCAGCCCGTGGCTGATAGAAGTTCTGTTGGGGTTCCATCAAGCCAATTTAGAGCCCCCCAAAGGGTATTCCTTTACTTCGGAATTAAATCGACTACTGGCATGGCCGGATATTTACATGAGAGGGGCTGCGTTGCGATACAGCGCGTTATCAAAGGATCTTAATAAAGGCCCCTTTCATAAAATCGAAAGCCTTCTGTTTGAAAGCGCAGAGCTCCTTCAAAAAGCAGGCGCTTCAATCGAGTTGGGAAAGACCTATGCCGAAATTGCAAAATTATATATTAAAAAGAATGACTTGACCAAAGCAACCGAATTCGCGGAAATCGCCTATCGCAACCTATCCGAAATCGACAATACCCTTTTTCCTCCGCAACTATCGTTTTTGATTACGAAAAAAACCATTGAACACCACAAGGAAGAGGGCATCAGAGCCCTTGAAAATGCGATTGACTGTCTACCGGATTTCGAAAAATACATCGGTCAGGTGGTAACCATTCTGACCGATATGTTCGGTGCGGAACGGACCGCCATTCTCCTGGCAAAAAGAGACATGCCGAAATCCCTAAGCGTTGTGGCAACCCGCAATTTCACGGCGGAAGAAGTCGAGCGGCTCGGAATGGACGAGTTGCAATCCCTCTTTTTATCACTGGTTCAAAACGGTCCCGTCGTCATCATCGACCAGCAAAAGACAACCAAATTTACTCAATTGGCGCAACACCATATCACCTCCAAATCCATCGCCTTAACCCCCATCACCTCGAATCGAACGGTAATCGGATTGATATACATCGACAACCGGCTGCTGAAAGGCATCTTTACCAAAAGAGACAAAATAACGCTCAAAGCCATTTCCGGTCAAATTTCATTGGCATTAAAAACCAGTGATCTTTATGATAAATTCGGGAATCTGCATTTCGACATTTCAGACGAGAATCAGAAAATCGCCCTTTTTGAAGAGACCGAATCCGCATTCCCCACCATAATCGGAAAAAGCAAAATACTTAAAGACTTGCTTTTAAAGGTTAAAAAGGTTGGCAGATCCGACACGACCGTTCTCATATATGGAGAAACCGGGGTTGGAAAGGAATTGATCGCCAAGGCCATTCACCAATACAGCGACCGATCCGACAAGCCGCTCATTTATTTTAATATATCCGCTCTTTCCGACAACTTGATCGCAGCCGAACTTTTCGGCTACGAAAAAGGTGCCTATACGGGCGCAGTTTCTTCCAAACCCGGGCGGTTCGAACTGGCCAATGGCGGCACTATCTTTCTGGATGAGATAGGGGAGCTTTCCATGGACTCCCAGGTCAAGCTGCTTCGCGTCTTGCAGGAGGGTAAATTTGAGCGGGTCGGCAGCAACCAACCCATCTATTCCGATTTCAGAATCATAGCCGCTACAAACAAAGATCTGAATCAAATGATACAAAAAGGGCTGTTCCGCTCCGACCTGTATTACCGCATCAGCAGCTTCCCTTTGGAAATCCCGCCGTTGCGAGAGAGAAAAGAAGATATTCCCTATCTCATCACTTATTTTATGAAAAAATACGCGCTCAAAAATAAAAAGAGCATCAAAAAAATATTTACGCATGACATGGAAAAACTTCAGGCTTATGCCTGGCCCGGCAATATTCGGGAATTGGAGCACCTGATTGAGCGGGCCGTCATCATCTCTACCGGCGAGTATCTGATCATACCGGATTTTCTGCCCGATTATGGCGGGGACAACTCGCTTCCAAATGAAAACCGGGAGGGTTTTCTGCCCCTGGAAGACATTCAGCGGCGGCATATTCTCAGAGTATTAGAACATACAAAAGGAAAAATCAGGGGTGAGGACGGCGCCGCCAAAATCCTCGGATTGAAACCAACGACGCTTGAATTCCGCATTAAACAGTTAAATATCAAATAA
- a CDS encoding sigma 54-interacting transcriptional regulator — MTSGKLQSFFQGLDELEKDVLHLATLFGETFSLDNILENIDIKPSRLLTLIDEMIDLGIITNTSTSIKGSFSFVHMAFLSLIINAIPDDKRKLHIDKIAAFLERNLQSSKESAIALSNLYIECNRKYNKLDYLQKAADLLVSVHMAEKAIPLYEKIIESLLVPTRDEQETPILIESLVSYAMLVVYIQPKHNLRSIITEVLSIAIETGNQKAEAILELCLGILFQRKGKSEESILHCEKGWGIAQKSNDIELKKTASKLLALSLFYRGKMTDVIQIYEEEIGNIEIISSDLNETWCCLRLAWCYGIAGRIGRGLGLAHAVMERAKLKGFPQTESFAHGVIALILLEARRLKDAQPHIDAAIEICERINGDFILFMMKPCKAYINYVNGDLKDIRELVSSGLSYIKDRSLHYPCPWFLEVLFAFEKFKWKAIEGYAFKSVINRLIKWPDIYMQGAAFRYLAESIPFSEETEKEIEQLLLKSDALLREAGAWVESGRAQIELAKFYVNTKNISKARKFAKSAYRVLTEIDDALFPSHMGNLIPRKFKDSIKDHGLSELLTAIDLLPDTDKYLGRVVTILTDLFGAERAAVVLLPGQTQNRSFNFIATRNFTPEEIEQFQDHAIQDLVLTAVAKKDFILLSDRDDNNLITDLRKNGIYIRSLALVPLIFDNDIAGLVYLDNRLLSGILSKNDVQVLKNIAIQLSIVLKSLDIYSSAHEFSRPVTDHFSSAESSENFELTSPLIIGKSKVIHDVLVDVKKVAGTDSTVLIYGETGVGKELIAHAVYQYSRRNKKPFIIVNVSALTTSIIESELFGYEKGAFTGAVGSKPGRFELANGGTLFLDEIGDLTLDAQVKLLRVLQEGEFERVGGNRTIVTEFRLIAATNKNLYDMVTKGEFRSDLYYRINSFPIKVPPLRERKEDIPALALHFMNKFATKNKKDIKSIPNSEMEKLMRYPWYGNVRELEHVIEKAVVLSDDEKLSISDLLPSHSGMPMAYGAPNKLAPLEEIEREHMIKVLDHTKWRIRGKNGAAKILGLKPTTMEFRMKKLGINK; from the coding sequence ATGACCAGTGGTAAATTGCAATCTTTTTTTCAAGGATTAGATGAACTGGAGAAAGACGTGTTGCATTTGGCCACTCTTTTCGGCGAAACTTTTTCCTTGGACAATATTCTTGAAAATATCGACATCAAACCATCTCGGTTACTGACGTTGATAGATGAAATGATCGATCTTGGCATCATCACAAACACCTCCACAAGCATCAAGGGGTCCTTTTCCTTTGTGCATATGGCGTTTTTATCCCTCATCATCAACGCCATACCGGATGATAAACGAAAATTACATATTGATAAAATCGCAGCTTTCCTGGAGCGCAACCTGCAAAGCAGCAAGGAAAGTGCCATCGCCCTGTCCAATCTTTATATCGAGTGCAACAGAAAATACAATAAACTTGATTACCTGCAAAAGGCCGCCGATTTGCTGGTATCGGTCCATATGGCAGAAAAAGCCATTCCGCTCTACGAAAAAATTATCGAATCGTTATTGGTGCCGACCCGTGATGAGCAGGAAACCCCTATACTGATTGAATCCTTGGTCAGTTATGCGATGCTGGTGGTTTATATTCAACCCAAGCATAACTTGCGTTCGATCATTACCGAGGTCCTTTCCATCGCCATTGAAACAGGAAACCAAAAGGCTGAGGCCATCCTTGAACTGTGCCTTGGTATTCTGTTTCAACGGAAGGGCAAAAGTGAAGAATCCATTCTTCATTGTGAAAAAGGATGGGGAATCGCACAAAAATCAAACGATATCGAGCTGAAAAAAACCGCCTCAAAACTTCTGGCGCTATCTCTTTTCTACCGCGGAAAAATGACCGATGTCATTCAGATCTACGAAGAAGAGATCGGAAACATTGAAATCATATCCAGCGACTTGAATGAAACATGGTGCTGTCTCAGGCTGGCCTGGTGCTATGGGATTGCCGGCCGAATCGGAAGGGGGCTGGGGCTGGCACATGCGGTTATGGAAAGGGCCAAATTAAAAGGATTCCCGCAAACGGAGTCCTTTGCCCATGGTGTCATCGCCCTCATCCTCCTGGAGGCCCGACGCCTCAAAGACGCGCAACCCCACATTGATGCCGCCATAGAAATCTGCGAGCGAATCAACGGCGATTTTATTCTGTTTATGATGAAACCGTGCAAGGCCTATATTAATTACGTCAATGGGGATTTAAAAGATATACGGGAGTTGGTCAGCTCCGGGCTATCTTACATCAAGGACAGATCCCTTCATTACCCCTGTCCGTGGTTTCTCGAAGTCTTGTTCGCCTTTGAAAAATTTAAATGGAAAGCGATCGAAGGATATGCATTTAAGTCCGTCATTAACAGACTGATCAAGTGGCCCGATATTTATATGCAAGGGGCCGCCTTCCGATACTTGGCGGAGTCTATCCCTTTTTCCGAAGAAACAGAAAAGGAAATCGAGCAACTTTTGCTGAAAAGCGATGCGCTTCTCCGTGAGGCCGGCGCTTGGGTCGAATCGGGAAGGGCACAGATTGAACTCGCGAAATTTTATGTCAACACCAAGAATATCTCAAAAGCCAGAAAATTCGCCAAGAGCGCCTATCGTGTCTTGACGGAAATTGACGACGCGCTTTTCCCCTCACACATGGGCAATTTAATCCCTCGAAAATTCAAAGACAGCATCAAGGATCATGGGTTATCAGAACTGCTGACGGCCATCGACCTTCTGCCCGACACGGATAAATATCTGGGTCGGGTGGTAACCATTTTGACCGATCTATTCGGCGCCGAGAGAGCCGCCGTTGTGCTGTTACCCGGGCAAACCCAAAACAGATCCTTTAATTTTATTGCAACCCGTAACTTTACACCCGAGGAAATAGAACAGTTCCAAGATCATGCCATACAGGACCTCGTGTTGACGGCGGTCGCCAAAAAAGATTTTATACTGCTTTCGGACCGCGACGATAATAACCTGATTACCGATTTAAGAAAAAACGGAATTTATATTCGATCGCTGGCCCTTGTCCCCTTGATATTTGATAACGATATCGCCGGCCTTGTTTATCTGGACAATCGGCTGTTATCAGGCATTCTTTCCAAAAATGATGTTCAAGTCCTTAAAAATATCGCGATTCAACTTAGTATCGTTTTAAAATCCTTAGATATTTATTCATCCGCACATGAATTCTCCAGGCCGGTTACCGATCATTTCAGCTCGGCGGAGTCATCGGAAAATTTTGAGCTTACCTCGCCACTGATTATCGGAAAAAGCAAAGTGATTCACGATGTGCTGGTTGATGTCAAAAAGGTGGCGGGCACGGACTCAACGGTTCTCATTTATGGGGAAACCGGTGTGGGAAAAGAATTGATCGCGCACGCCGTTTATCAATATAGCAGAAGAAATAAGAAGCCCTTTATCATCGTCAATGTCTCCGCACTGACAACCAGTATCATCGAAAGCGAGTTGTTCGGTTATGAAAAAGGTGCCTTTACCGGCGCCGTCGGATCCAAACCGGGCCGGTTTGAATTGGCCAATGGGGGAACCCTCTTTCTGGATGAAATCGGGGATCTTACGCTGGATGCGCAGGTAAAGCTGCTTCGCGTGCTGCAAGAAGGCGAATTTGAACGCGTTGGCGGCAATCGCACCATTGTCACTGAATTTCGACTGATTGCGGCTACCAATAAAAACCTGTACGACATGGTGACCAAGGGGGAATTTCGCTCCGATTTATATTATCGGATCAACAGCTTCCCCATCAAAGTGCCGCCATTACGGGAAAGAAAGGAAGATATACCGGCATTGGCGCTTCATTTTATGAATAAATTCGCGACAAAAAACAAGAAAGACATTAAGAGTATTCCGAATTCAGAAATGGAAAAGCTCATGCGCTATCCGTGGTATGGAAATGTGCGTGAACTGGAGCATGTTATTGAAAAAGCGGTGGTGTTATCAGACGATGAGAAGCTTAGCATCAGTGATTTATTGCCATCCCATTCCGGGATGCCGATGGCGTATGGCGCACCCAATAAGCTTGCGCCGTTAGAAGAAATCGAGCGGGAGCATATGATAAAAGTTCTAGATCACACAAAATGGCGAATCAGAGGGAAAAACGGCGCCGCAAAAATTCTCGGTTTAAAGCCAACCACGATGGAATTCAGAATGAAAAAACTCGGCATCAACAAATAA
- a CDS encoding MoaD/ThiS family protein has translation MAAENPLPRVDTKMGATARRLAVTMEITLKLAPSLSDLVGNKEKLFLSIEQGASLEKLLKMVSDEYPAFKAHGLYTPPNISDDVIIFINGDNVRHLNYLDTELKSGDMVYIIPLLAGG, from the coding sequence TTGGCCGCTGAGAACCCATTACCGCGTGTCGATACGAAAATGGGTGCCACTGCAAGAAGATTGGCCGTTACCATGGAAATCACCCTCAAGCTTGCGCCATCTCTATCGGATTTAGTGGGGAATAAAGAGAAACTTTTCTTGAGCATTGAACAAGGCGCTTCTCTGGAAAAGTTGTTGAAAATGGTATCGGATGAATATCCGGCCTTTAAAGCGCACGGCCTCTATACCCCCCCCAATATATCCGATGATGTCATCATATTTATCAACGGCGACAACGTCCGGCATCTTAATTATCTTGATACGGAATTAAAATCGGGCGATATGGTTTATATTATCCCTCTTTTGGCGGGAGGATAA
- a CDS encoding SDR family NAD(P)-dependent oxidoreductase, with protein MSDGKELKDKVAVVTGSGQGLGRAFAVAFAEAGAKVITNSRKPGTEGGDAGTTAEQIRGAGGQAEAVFGDVSSFSDAGKLIQTAIDKFGRIDILVNNAGVDSPKMVWKMEEVDWDKCLNATLKGAFNCSRFACAAMKEQNWGRIIMNTSTAWLGTVGHVNYGAAKAGIVGLTRAIAREMGRFGVTCNAFTPMAATRMTDNEAVKAGLKKRFDSGLITRQQYEDAVNMPPPEAVAPMLVYLASEKAANINGQVFHLEGGKIGYYSEPVQARVVYKDIKEGGYYTQAELDRFIPQMLSGIYTNPAPKA; from the coding sequence ATGTCGGATGGAAAAGAATTAAAGGATAAGGTTGCAGTGGTCACCGGGTCGGGGCAGGGTTTGGGAAGAGCCTTTGCCGTAGCGTTTGCCGAGGCTGGGGCGAAAGTGATCACCAACAGCCGCAAGCCAGGCACAGAGGGCGGCGATGCCGGCACGACGGCTGAACAGATTCGGGGTGCGGGTGGACAGGCCGAGGCGGTTTTTGGGGATGTTTCGAGTTTCAGCGATGCGGGAAAACTGATTCAGACGGCTATCGATAAATTCGGCAGAATTGATATTCTGGTGAACAATGCCGGGGTTGATTCTCCCAAGATGGTCTGGAAGATGGAGGAGGTGGATTGGGACAAGTGTTTGAACGCCACGCTGAAAGGCGCGTTTAATTGCTCCCGATTTGCATGCGCGGCCATGAAAGAGCAGAATTGGGGCAGGATTATCATGAACACCTCCACGGCATGGCTCGGTACGGTTGGACATGTGAATTACGGCGCCGCCAAGGCAGGGATCGTGGGGCTTACCCGAGCGATTGCGCGCGAAATGGGCCGGTTTGGTGTCACCTGCAATGCGTTTACACCGATGGCGGCAACCCGAATGACGGATAACGAAGCGGTGAAGGCGGGTCTTAAAAAAAGGTTTGACTCCGGACTGATCACCCGACAGCAATATGAGGATGCCGTAAATATGCCGCCGCCTGAGGCCGTTGCGCCCATGTTGGTATATCTGGCTTCTGAGAAAGCAGCGAATATCAATGGACAGGTTTTTCATTTGGAGGGGGGGAAAATCGGCTATTACTCTGAACCTGTCCAGGCAAGAGTCGTTTATAAGGATATTAAGGAAGGCGGGTATTATACACAGGCGGAACTGGATAGATTCATTCCTCAGATGCTATCGGGAATTTATACGAATCCCGCACCCAAGGCATAG
- a CDS encoding glycyl-radical enzyme activating protein: MSDCLITEIQRYSLQDGPGIRTTLFIKGCPLHCPWCHNPETQNPMAEIYVYENKCTRCGKCAEVCPTGATTMEILPGSDEPIIKMDREKCIGCLKCVEACPAKARTGVGTKYSLDQLIKMAVADKLFFKNSGGGVTISGGEPLFFPELTLELAKGIKKEAVHVAVETSCVQKFDKIEPLLEFVDLFLVDIKTLNADKYREAIGGSLHLVLSNIEKLLLRGATVRIHLPIIPNFNDSDEDYQLYAEYLGRFADQLNGVDILPFHIYGENKYTLLGRSDRYRYKDSEDLPREKVLPLARELKKAGIKSLTIGGMVGVGEIEPACSEAQKESCG; this comes from the coding sequence GTGTCTGATTGTCTAATAACCGAAATTCAGAGATATAGTTTACAGGACGGGCCCGGTATTCGGACAACCCTTTTTATCAAAGGGTGTCCGCTGCATTGCCCCTGGTGCCATAATCCTGAAACGCAAAACCCCATGGCCGAAATATATGTTTATGAAAACAAATGCACCCGTTGCGGCAAATGTGCCGAGGTATGTCCGACGGGCGCCACCACCATGGAGATTTTGCCGGGCAGTGATGAGCCTATCATCAAGATGGACCGGGAAAAATGTATTGGATGCCTGAAATGCGTTGAGGCTTGTCCGGCAAAGGCAAGAACCGGTGTGGGGACTAAATACAGCCTTGATCAACTGATCAAAATGGCTGTTGCGGACAAATTGTTCTTTAAGAATAGTGGGGGTGGCGTTACCATCAGCGGTGGGGAGCCCCTGTTTTTTCCTGAACTTACGCTTGAATTGGCCAAAGGGATCAAAAAGGAAGCGGTTCATGTGGCTGTCGAAACCAGCTGCGTGCAAAAATTCGATAAGATTGAACCGCTTTTGGAATTCGTTGATCTGTTCCTCGTGGATATAAAAACGCTCAATGCGGATAAGTACCGGGAGGCAATCGGCGGGTCGCTTCATCTGGTGCTTTCAAACATAGAAAAACTCCTCTTGAGAGGGGCAACGGTTAGAATTCATCTTCCCATTATTCCGAATTTCAATGATTCTGATGAGGATTATCAGTTATATGCAGAATATCTGGGCCGTTTTGCGGATCAACTGAACGGTGTGGATATTCTGCCCTTTCATATTTACGGCGAAAATAAATACACACTGTTAGGCCGTAGCGATCGTTATCGCTATAAGGATAGCGAAGACCTTCCGCGGGAAAAAGTGTTGCCGCTTGCACGAGAGTTGAAAAAAGCCGGCATCAAAAGTCTGACCATCGGCGGTATGGTTGGCGTCGGGGAAATAGAACCGGCGTGTTCAGAGGCGCAAAAAGAAAGCTGCGGGTAA
- a CDS encoding amidohydrolase family protein, producing the protein MKYYDAHVHIHTLSMNILDGLYEIQRNDIMGFVALIYPDYPNDLSIVQKMFPSFFHDHISHENFATEKEFLPLAAKVTNLEILPYIDTRFVETDADATIKKYREAGWKGLKIIYVPEECPVLNIGGMAQAFGRSMKASEKHVSSQIETASKLGMPVLLHADLRRYADFAAEQIETYPGTNFNIAHFGFSRREITRFLDNYPNCYSDSSSLTPYFKKEPKNYRDFISHYQDKVLFGSDALFCYPGTLLTEKNAMLDLVEEPEVRKKIFVENYRRFHHHDSC; encoded by the coding sequence ATGAAATACTACGATGCGCATGTTCATATTCATACGCTTTCCATGAATATTCTCGACGGTCTTTATGAGATACAACGAAATGATATCATGGGATTTGTGGCACTTATTTACCCCGATTATCCCAACGATCTGTCCATCGTCCAGAAAATGTTTCCCTCTTTCTTTCATGACCACATTTCTCATGAAAACTTTGCCACCGAAAAAGAGTTTTTACCCCTCGCCGCCAAAGTAACCAATCTGGAAATCCTTCCATATATCGACACCCGATTCGTTGAAACGGATGCGGACGCAACGATTAAAAAATACCGGGAAGCCGGATGGAAAGGGTTGAAAATCATTTATGTGCCCGAGGAATGCCCTGTCCTCAATATCGGTGGAATGGCGCAAGCCTTTGGACGCAGCATGAAAGCCTCTGAAAAACATGTGTCCTCACAAATCGAGACCGCCTCAAAACTCGGCATGCCCGTGCTGCTTCACGCTGACCTTCGACGGTATGCCGATTTTGCCGCGGAACAGATTGAAACATATCCGGGAACCAATTTCAACATTGCTCACTTTGGTTTTTCTAGACGTGAGATCACCCGTTTTTTAGATAATTACCCCAATTGTTATAGCGACTCGTCTTCTCTGACGCCCTACTTCAAAAAGGAACCGAAAAATTATCGCGACTTCATATCCCATTACCAAGATAAAGTTTTATTCGGCAGCGATGCTTTATTTTGTTACCCGGGAACGCTTTTAACGGAAAAAAATGCGATGCTTGACCTTGTTGAGGAACCAGAAGTTCGAAAGAAGATATTCGTTGAAAACTATCGTCGTTTTCATCATCACGATAGCTGTTAA